The following coding sequences are from one Coffea arabica cultivar ET-39 chromosome 11e, Coffea Arabica ET-39 HiFi, whole genome shotgun sequence window:
- the LOC140021164 gene encoding uncharacterized protein: MRALPFTDDINEERLPPNFKLPLIQSYDGRGDPEDHIHAFISAFRLYCIPDPVICRAFPVFLQGTTRKWFWGLEPKSISTLGELVERFLHRFVSSRPTIRTSAYLLNMQQNPGESLRSYVQRFHEKSVQIPDPNEQVIIVAFTHGLVAGVFNTGIHKKYPRTLHELWLKVEKGIQAEDLNRMKKDVQVARSRADPRRGKDLGRSEAGTGSAFQSPDRDRRSVFDRISKGKSSIPESELTPLNTTRSRVLSVMEQNNLGKAPPKMFGSRDKRNSNLYCL; this comes from the coding sequence ATGAGGGCTCTACCTTTCACTGATGATATCAATGAGGAAAGGCTTCCTCCAAATTTCAAACTCCCATTGATACAATCTTATGATGGCCGAGGTGATCCCGAAGATCACATCCATGCCTTCATATCAGCTTTCCGCTTATATTGCATCCCTGACCCAGTCATTTGCCGAGCTTTTCCAGTGTTCCTCCAGGGGACAACTCGCAAATGGTTCTGGGGTTTAGAACCTAAGAGCATCTCAACCCTGGGGGAATTAGTGGAGAGATTTCTCCATCGGTTTGTGTCATCCCGACCTACGATCAGGACCTCGGCTTATCTGCTGAATATGCAACAGAACCCTGGAGAGTCACTTCGGTCGTACGTCCAAAGGTTCCACGAGAAAAGTGTGCAAATACCTGACCCCAATGAACAGGTGATCATCGTTGCCTTTACCCATGGGCTCGTTGCCGGGGTATTCAACACGGGGATCCACAAGAAATATCCCCGCACGCTCCACGAACTGTGGCTGAAGGTCGAGAAGGGCATACAGGCCGAAGACCTCAACCGCATGAAGAAAGATGTCCAAGTCGCCCGCTCGAGGGCTGACCCCCGAAGGGGGAAAGATCTTGGCCGAAGTGAAGCAGGGACAGGGAGTGCCTTCCAAAGTCCTGACCGAGATCGCCGCAGCGTGTTTGACAGGATCTCTAAGGGGAAATCATCCATCCCCGAGTCTGAGTTGACCCCTTTGAACACTACCCGATCCCGTGTGTTGTCCGTAATGGAACAAAACAACCTCGGGAAGGCACCTCCGAAGATGTTCGGAAGCCGAGACAAGAGGAACTCAAACCTCTACtgcctgtag